In Granulicella mallensis MP5ACTX8, the sequence CTGCGTTGGTTCCAGGCAGGTTTTGCCTGGTTCGGCGGGCTGCTGGCCGGGATTATCATGCTGATTGTTCAGGGCCACTTGGCCAAGCCCAACGGTCTGCGCGGACTGCGCGCTGGCCTGCGGTTGATGGATTTCGCAGCTCCTGCTGCCGCTATTGGCTACGGTGTGGGGCGTATCGGCTGCCTGACCTCGGGCGACGGCGACTACGGCATCAACACCACGCTGCCCTGGGGCGTCCATATGGCCTGGAATGCGCTGGTTCCGCCCAATCCTCCGAACGCCCTGGTGCAGCCGACCCCGGTCTACGAGCTGTTATTTGCTCTGGTGATTGGCTGGTGGCTCTGGAAGCGCGGCTCGAAGCCTCTCGCTCTGGGCTTCCTGACAGGGGAGTACCTGGTGCTCAGCGGAATCGGCCGTTTCCTGGTGGAGTTCGTCCGCATCAACCCGAAGCTCTACTTCGGTCATACGATGTCGAATGCGCAGGTCGCAGCACTCGGAACGATCGTCGTCGGTGCCCTGGTTATGTTTGCGACGCGCAATAACGAGGCGATTGTGTCTTCGCCGTTACCTGAGAAGGCACAGACCAACCCTGCAACGGCTTAGCTGGCTTAGCGCTCAGGGCGGGTTCAGGCATGTTCTGAGCGCTAAGATCATCGCTAGTTCTCGGAAGGTTTCTCGATGTGGTCGATTACGAGAAACTGTACAGAGCCCTTCGATGGTTCCAGCTTGAGCCCAAGTTGATCCTGAATCGCCACATCCAACGTTGGCAAGGGATCCATATCGCCTGCATCTCTATCGCTTAGCCGGGCACCGTGGTATCTCAGGATGAAGTCATATTTGCCGGTAAGTCCAGTCTTGTCTGTCACCGGATGGCCAAATTGTCCGGCCAACATATTCGTTATGTCTTTGATCGCACATCCATTAGCGATGAAATCAAAGCCAAGGTCGCTATCCCCTTGCTGGTAAAGCGGGGGGATGGGTCTGCCGCCCCACTCTTTAATTTGCTCAGGATTTGGTGGCTTGCCTTTTGTCGCCGACATCTTCGGTCCATTCTTGGCAACGACCAGATTGTAGGTAGGGCCTTCTCGCGTCTCCCAATGGGTCTTCAGCTTGAAGCGATCGGCGAGGAGCACCTGCATCATATGCTGCTGCTCCAGCTTTTCTTGAGCTTTGCTTAACTTTGCTAAACGTTCATCGGCAGCGCTGTCTGACTTTGCCTGAATATTGAACATCGCGTGCCAGTTCGGCATACCTACTATCTGGTCCCACCGGACATCATAGGCCATGCTAAGAAGGTTCATGGCGTCGAAGTTTACGATACGGATTGAGCTGGAATGAGGCTGAAAACCGCCCGTGACCGTATAAGAGTTCGCTTCCGGGCTCTGCCGGATTGAGGCGACATCAAACGTCAGTGTAGGCACATAGCCCTCGCTCGCAGGGGCAGCTTTACTCGCGTCGACCTGCGCGAATGCCGTTAGCACGGCGAAGATCATACATCCCCAGGCAAGCAACAATCGTTTACGAGCGAAGCTTCGTTTGCGTCCCAAAGGGTTCACCATAAGGCACCTTCTACACCTGGCCAGCCGGATGTCAGACGAGATGGATAGCGCTTTCCCTTATAACCTCTTCAGGTACTCCCGCGCTAGATCCAGTTCGGGAAACAGCCGCTCCTCAGCCTGAAACTCCTTGGAGTGCACACACCGCCGCCCGGCGCGTACGCGTACCGGGTGCTTCAAGTGCAGCATCTCGTGGTACAGCAGGTATTCGATGGCATAGCGCGGCGTTCCGGGCCTGTCGAAGACGCGGCTGACCACAATGGTGTTGTGCGCCGCGTCGTAGTGACCGAGCATGCGTTTAGCTACGTGGGCACTCCAGGTCAGCGTGGGGCGTCCCAGCAGGCCGTGGAAGAAGCGTTGATTGACGGCTTCAAAGACCTCATCCAGGTCGTAGAGATGCCCTTGAGCCGTGCTGATGCGCTTGCGGCCGCGGTCCTGCCGGATGCGCTCCGCCTGCTTGGAGACCACCTCCGACTGCGTATAGCGACGATAGCGGTCGGCGTGAACGGGGAAGATCGGTTTGCGGTACAGCTTGGCCAGCAGGATGTGCGCGATGGCGTGGTGGATCGTGTCGGGTGCGTAGATCAGCAGATCCGAGAGCCGGACGATGAGTTTGCCATCGCGCAGCCGGATCGTCGTGTTGAGGCTGGTGAAGCGGCGAAACTTGATCTCCAGCGCAGGAATGGGAGCGCGCGGGCGAATCTCGCGGTACTCCTGCTCGAAGATCGAGAGGAGCTCGGGTGAAACAGATGGCAAAGCGGTAACAGACACGGCTTTGGTCAGCTTAACACGCGGAGGCTCAAACGCTATGGGGAGACTGGTTGTGAAGGCTAATTCTCCGTGGGCTCTCTATCGACATGGTCGATCACCAGCATGTTGACAGGCACCTGTTGGGTTTCCAGCTTGAGTCCCAACTGTTCTGTCAATGCTGTAAAGATCGAGGGGAGCGGGGAATCCGTTGATTCGTTGGGGGAGTAGTCGAGCTTGAAGTCGTAACTGCCTTGAATGCCTGTCTTATCGACGACCGGACGTCCCACCGGATGCGACAGAAGTGAGGCAAGGTCCTGGAGCGACAGGTTCTGCCCCTGTAACCCGTTGGGGAGAATATTGGCATTATGGTTGGCCTCCCCTTTACTTGTCTGTAGTTTGGGGCCGCCCTTGGCTACTAACAGTGCATACCCTTTGAAATACTTGGTCTCGTGATGAACCGTCAGATGAAAGCGCTGTTCAAGGAGCTGCTGCAATAAGGGCTTGAGCTGCTCATAGGTAAGAGAAGTTTCTCCTTCGGGCTTCGCCGAGACATCGTAAAGCGTTGAATCAGACCAACTGGGCTTTTGCAGAATCTGGTAGTCATCGACTCCGAATGCCAACTGCAGAAGAAGGGGAAGAGATATATTGGTCGCGGTAAATCGAGTCGTCCCCAAATAGTTGAATGAGGTAAGCCCGTTCCCGCCTGGCGGGCTGAGTCGTACCGATGCCACTTCAAATGTAGTTGGTGCTTGCGCGTGGCTATAGGGAACAGCCTTGCCGCACAGCGCGAGAGCTCCAATGAGCATGACAAAGATGAACAGCCTTTTGACGATCCAGTTGCACCCGGCCATAGAACGCCTCGCAGACACCGCCGTAGTTTACTTCACGTTCTGCAACGCGATCAGTCGGTGGCGCGCCTGGAATTCCTGATCGGGAAACTTGCCGTTGGCCGCGGTGAGAAATGCGCGGTAAGCCCGCGCTGCTTCCTTGGACTCGTGTAGCGTGTCATGCGCGGTGGCTTCGAGGAAGAGCGACGACGGCGAGTTGGGCAGGACGGTAGCGCGTGCTGTGAGCGCCCGCAGGGTGACGTGAGGATCATGGTTCTTGGAGGCTGCAAAGGCCAGATGGCCGGCAGCCTCACCCCAGTCCTCAGGCGTAGCAAAGTTCGAACGCATGCCGACAGCCTTCTCTAGCAGAACCTGGGCCTCAGGATAGTGCTGTTGCTGGATGAACGCGTCCGCAAGATCGTCCAGCAACGACGGGTCTTTGGGGTTGCGGTCGACGAGCGTCTTGTAGATCTTTTCGGAGTCCTCGAATTGACCGTTCATGCCATACAGCCGGGCGAGCAGGCGGGTGGTGCTGTCGTCGGCGGCGAGCTGGGGATCCGCCGCGCGCATCTGCTCCACCAGCGGAATCGCCTGCTGCGCCTTGTCTTCCGAGACATAGACCGACGCCAGTTGCGATACGAGCCGCGGATCATTGGGATGGGCCTTCAGGGCCGAGGTTAAAACTGTCTCTGCCTCTTCCGACTTTTTCTCTTGCACGAGCACGTGAGCGAGTCCAGCGACGGCATCGATGTTCTGCGGATCGGCAGCGATCGCGCGGCGGAACTCTGTCTCTGCATCGTCATTGTCTCCCGCGCGAGCGGCGAGATCCGCAGTGGCTAACGTGTCGCTGGAAGCTTCTCCCGTCAACTTCACTGCCGCCAGTAACTCATCGCGTGCTGCGTCCGGGTGCGATGACTGGTCCATCGAAGCTAAGGCCCGCAGCGCGCGGCCGCGCAGCTCAGGCGCCGCTGAGGTCAGTGCAGCGGCATCCTGCAACTCCTGGTGGGCCTTCTCCAACCGGCCGGCGCGCGCATCCAGCAGTCCGAGAGCGACACGAGGCTCGCCCAGCGTTGCATCCGCTGTGATCGCATTCGCATAGGCCAGCGCTGCGGCATCTTCTTCACCGTTTCGCTCTTCCGCAAATCCCAGATCGTAGAGCACGTGCGCATCCTTCGGCAGCTCTGCGGCCAGGACCTTGAGTTTGGCTGAGGCGTCCTTGTAGTCCTGATGTTCGAGCGCTGTCTCCGCCTCCTGAATGCGAGCGCTGGCGGCATCTTCGCGGGAGTGGTCATCGGCGGCGTGGGTGCCCGCTGGCAGCTGCTGCGCCTGCGCTGTTCCCAGCGCTATACCAAAGGCGATGGTGAAGAAGATCGAAGGCCGAATCATGCTCTCTCGTTTCCGTCGCCCAGCACCGTAGCGAGCCACTTTCCTGTGTGCGAACCCGTCACTTTGACGATCTCTTCGGGGGTTCCGGTAGCGACGACGTGTCCGCCACCCGAGCCGCCCTCAGGGCCCATGTCGATGACCCAATCGGCGCTCTTGATGACATCGAGATTATGCTCGATCACCAGCAGAGATCCACCGCCATCGATCAGCTTGCGAAACGCGGAGAGCAGAGTGGCGACATCTTCAAAGTGCAGGCCAGTCGTCGGCTCATCGAGGATGTAGAGGATACGGCTTGCAACCCGCTTGGCTTCGCTCTTGACGCCACCTGCACCGCCGGAGGCTCCGGAACGCGCCGAGGCGAGATGCTGTGCCAGCTTCACGCGTTGCGCCTCGCCACCGCTGAGCGTCGTGGCGCTCTGGCCGAGCCGCACATAGCCCAGGCCAACTTCATCCAGCACCGCGAGCTTGTCGACGATCTTGGGATGGCCCGCAAAGTACACGAGCGCCTCTTTCACCGTCATGCCAAGCACGTCGTGAATGTTCTTGCCCTTGTACTTGACCTCAAGCAGAGAGGCCTTATAGCGGGTGCCGTTGCACTCCTCGCAGGGAAGCTCGACGTCGGCAAGGAACTGCATTTCGACCGTGACGGTGCCGTCACCTTCGCAGACATCGCAGCGTCCGCCGGGGACGTTGAAGGAGAAGGAGCCTGCCGACAGCCCTTTGCGTTTGGAATCAGGCTGTGCCGCAAAGAGTTCGCGGATGGCGTCGAAGGCCTTGATGTACGTCACGGGATTCGAGCGGGGCGTGCGCCCAATCGGCGACTGATCGACCAGAACTACATCGTTCAGGTACTGCGTGCCCGAAAGCTCGCGATAGAGATGCGCCGGGTCGCCGCCTTCGGTTTGTCCTAGCGCCTGCATCAGCGCGCGATACAGCACCTGATGCACGATGGTCGACTTGCCCGAGCCGGAGACGCCCGTCACACAGCACAACAGGCCGAGCGGGACCTCGAGGTCTACGCCGCGCAGGTTATGAATGCGCGCGCCCTTGAGCAGCAGCTTCTCGCGGCCCGGTTCACGGCGATGCTTCGGTATGGCGATCTTCGCGCGGCCGCTCAAATACTTGCCTGTTAGCGATGCCGGATTGTCGCGAACCTCGTCAACGGTTCCTGCCGCGAGCAATCGACCGCCAAGCTCGCCGGCGCCCGGTCCAAGATCCAGCAGGTAGTCGGCGGAGCGAATGACGTCGGGATCGTGCTCGACGACGAGGATCGTATTGCCGAGGTCGCGGAGCTCTTCCATGATCGTGACGAGCTTCGCGGTATCGCGTGCATGCAGGCCGATGGAGGGCTCGTCGAGCACATAGAGTGCACCGACCAGCCGCGAACCCAGGCTCGTCGCGAGTTGAATGCGCTGCGACTCGCCGCCGCTCAAGGTGGAGCTCAGGCGGTCGAGCGTCAGGTACTCCAGCCCGACCTGCTCGAGAAAGTGCACTCGCTGGCGCACCTCTTCGAGGATCTTTCCTGCGATCTCAGTCTGTGCAGGCGTGAGCTTCAACCCGTCAAAGAACTCTTCGGCAGCTGTGATCGTCAGAGCGCTGACTTCACAGATATTCCGGCCTTCGATCAGCACGGCACGAGCTTCGGCGCGGAGACGCTGGCCCCGGCAATCAGGGCAGGTGGCGTAGCCGCGATAGCGCGACAGGAAGACGCGCACATGCAGCTTGTACTTCTTGCGTTCGAGGTCGGCGAAGAAGCCGCGGATGCCGGACCAACTGCCTTGTCCGTCTTCGATGAAGCGCTGCTGTGCCTCGGTCAGGTCGTACCACGGCACGTCGGTCGGAATGCCGGCGGTCTTAGCCGCGCGCTTCATCTCTCCGTGGTGGGCGCGATACTTCGGCTTCGTCCACGGATCGATCGCACCTTCATCGAGGGTCTTCGACTTGTCGGGAATGATGAGCCCGGGATCGAAGTCGATGGTGTTGCCGAAACCCTGGCAACGCGGGCACGCGCCGAACGGGTTGTTGAAGCTGAACAGTCTCGGCTCCGGCTCGCGATAGGCGCGATGGCAGGTGGAGCACTCGAATGCTGCTGAGAACCGCAGTGTCTCGGCCTGCTCGTCGTCCTCGCGCGGAACGGTGCGGAAGACGATCTCGCCGGCCTCGCGATAACCCGTCTCGATGGCATCGACCAGGCGGCTGCGAATGTCGATCGACAATGCGAGCCGGTCCGTGAGCACGTAGATCGGCCGCTTTTCTACAGCACGGAAATCGAGTTCCAGCAGCGATTCGGGGGTAGAGAACTCAACGATACGACCGGAACCTTCACCATCTTCAGAGGCCTGCCAGAGCCGGTTGTAGCCACGGCGGCGAAGCTCTCCCAGCCGCTCCTTGATGGCATCAGTTACATCGACCGCGACGGGTGTGGTTTCTTTCTTTGCCTTGGCTGTTTTCTTTGGAGCCTTCTTTACAGGCGCTCCAGCAGCGGCTTCGGCATCTACAGAAGGCCCCTGCATGGGCTCGAACTTGATCTCGCGTCGCACGACAGGGAAGAGTGCATAGACGCGTGTGCCTTCCGGCTGTGCGAGTACGCGGGTTACGATCTCATCCACCGTGTCGTGGCGAACGATGCCGCCGCAGTGCAGGCACGTTACCGTTCCGCAGCGGGCATAGAGCAGGCGCAGATAGTCATAGATCTCGGTCGCAGTGGCTACCGTGGAGCGAGGATTGCGAGTCTGGTTCTTCTGCTTGATCGCAATCGCCGGAGCGAGGCCGTCCATGTGGTCGACGTCGGGCTTTTCGATGCGTTCAAGAAACTGACGAGCATAGGCCGACAGGCTTTCGACATAGCGGCGCTGACCTTCGGCATACACCGTGTCGAACGCGAGCGAGGATTTGCCCGAGCCGGAGACGCCGCTGACCACGGTCAGCGAGTTATGCGGAATATCGACGTCGATGCTCTTCAGATTGTGCGTTCGCGCACCGCGAATGACGATCTTGTCGTTAGCTGCCGGTGTTGCCATGGATTAGTTTGCCCTCTGGGGCCGCAGGATCTCAATCAGCAACAGGCACGCGCCCACCACGATGGCCGAATCGGCCACATTGAAGTCCGGCCAGTGATAGTGCACGATGTGGACTTCGAGAAAGTCCACGACATGCTTATAGAGAATGCGGTCATAGAGATTGCCGATTGCGCCGCCCAGGATCAGCGCCAACGCAACGGACGTAAGTGTGAAACTGCGCCCCAGCTTCCACAGGAGCACGAGCACGAGCACGATAGCCGCAACCGAGAAACCGACGAGCAGGTTTCTTACGAACAGGGGAGACTTGGCGCTCTCAAACATGCTGAAGGCCGCGCCCGTGTTCAGTACATGTGAGAGCCGAAAGACCTTCGGGATGACAACAATCGTGTGACCAATCTTGATATGGGCTTCGATCCAGGCCTTGGTCAAGCGATCGACAAGAACCACGAGTGCCGACAGTATTAACAGTAACCAGCGCGAGTCGCGCCCCACTGTGCGAGTCGTCATTACACAGCCTCCCCGGACATTGCCGGAAAATCAATTGCTTCAAGCGCCTCAGCGCAACGCCCGCAGACCGCGGGCCAACGGGCATCAACACCCACATCGGGAACGACGCGCCAGCAGCGGCCGCACTTGGTGCCTTCGGCAACAGTGGCCCGGATGAGGATCACTTTGTCTTCATTGGTCGCGCCCACAACCTGCACGCTGGCTTGCGACACGTTGAAGAACTCCGGCAGAGCCTCTTCGTATTTCACGAGCAGGATGGCATCCGCAGAGCCTTCTTGCGCCATGATTTGGATGCTTGCTTCGAGAGATTTGCCGATAGCCTTCGATAGTCGCAGAGCCTCGAGTTCGACCATGACAATCGAACGAATGGCCAGCAGCCGTTCCCAGTCAGCCTCGATTCCCGAGACGGTTCCGGGCACGATCTCCTGCATGGCCGGAAACAACGCCAGATGAACGCTGGAAACACGATCCTCCATCTTCGGCAGGTACTGCCAGACCTCCTCGGCGGTGAACGAGAGGATCGGTGCGATGAGACGGGTCAAGGCTTCGGCGATGCGCCACAGAGAGGTCTGCGCGCTGCGCCGAGCCTGGCTGTTGGGGGCAAAGGTGTAGAGCCTGTCCTTGATGACATCGAGGTACATCGCGCTGAGATCGGTGTTGATGAATTCATTCAACGCCTGGTAGGCACGATGGAACTCGAAGTGGTCATAGGAGTTGCGAATCTTCGCATCGAGCTCGGCCGTACGCGCCAGAATGTACTGATCGAGCGGCTGCAGCGCAGCCCACTCCACCGCGTTCTTTGCTGGATCGAAGTCGAACAGGTTCGAGAGCAGGAAGCGCAGCGTGTTGCGGAGCTTGCGATAGTTCTCACTCACGCGCTGCATCAGACCTTCGCTGGCGGCAACATCCTCACGGAAGTCGACGCTTGCCACCCAGAGCCGAATGATCTCGCCGCCCAGGCGGTTCGCGACATCGACGGGATCGACGCCGTTGCCCAGCGACTTGGAGAAGGCGCGGCCCTGCTCATCGAGCGTCCAGCCGCTCGTTGCCACGTACTTGTAAGGCGCGGAGTCGCGAATGCCTACGGAGCTCAGCAGGGAAGAGTGGAACCAGCCGCGATGCTGGTCGCCGCCTTCGGTATAAAGATCGGCGGGCCAGTGCAGTTCAGGTTCGACGTCGAGCACGGCATGCCAGCTCGCACCGCTCTCGAACCACACGTCGAGAATGTCCATCTCCTTGCGGAACTGCATGACAGCGCCGCAGCTCTTGCATGAGGTTCCCGCCGGAAGCAGTTGCTCGGCCGAGTGGGAGTACCAGGCGTCGGCGCCTTCGCTCTGAAACAGCTTGACGATGCTGGCGTTGATCTTTGCGTCGTTCAAGGGCTCGTGGCACTTCTCGCAGAGGAACACGGCGATGGGCACACCCCAGATGCGCTGCCGCGAGATGCACCAGTCGGGTCGCGTGGCGATCATGTTGGAGATGCGTTCTTCGCCCCACGATGGGTCCCAGACCACGCGTTTGATCTCGTCGAGCGCACGCTCACGGAACGTCGTGCCCGCGCCCTTGGGCGAGAGTACGGGCGTCTCCATGCCGATGAACCACTGCTCCGTTGCACGGAAGATCAGCGGATTGTGGCAGCGCCAGCAGTGCGGATACTTGTGCTCCAGGTTGTGTCGGCCCATCAGCGCGGTTTTTGTCGCCACCAGCTCGATGATCGGCGCATTCGCCTTATGGACGAACAGGCCGTCGTACTCCGGAAGGCCGTTGCGCAGCTTGCCGTGAGCATCGACGTTGCAGGTCAGAGGCAGATCGTAGCGCTGGCCTGTTGTAAAGTCGTCCGGGCCGTGCGCGGGAGCGGTATGTACGGCTCCGGTGCCTTGTTCGGTGGTGACGTAATCGGCGTTGACACCGAGAATCTGGCGATCGAGGAACGGGTGCGCGAAAGTCACGCGGTCCAGCTTCGATCCGGGGAAGCTGGCGATCTCGACTGCGGTCTTCAGATCACCGATGAGATTGCACGGTAACCGCACGTCTTCCAGGAGGGCTTTTGCGACAATGTAGACGCCTGAAACGTCATCAATCGCGACGTACTCAATCTCCGGATTGAAGGCGACAGCCACCGAGGCGGGCAGAGTCCAGGGCGTCGTCGTCCAGATGATGGTGTAGACCTCTTTGCCCGCCAGCCGGGGATCGATATTCTCGGGGGCGCTCGTCAGCTTGTAGCGGACATAGACGCTGGGCGAGGTGTGCATCTCATACTCCACCTCGGCCTCAGCCAGCGCCGTGTGGTCATGAGAGCACCAGTAGACCGGCTTCAGTCCCTTGTAGACGTAGCCCTTTTCGTAGAACCCGTAGAACGTCTCGAGGATGCTGGCCTCATAGGGGAAGTCCATGGTGGCATAGGGTTTAGCCCAACGCCCGAAGACCCCCAGCCGCTTGAACTGCGAGCGCTGCAGGTCGATAAACTTCGCCGCGTACTCGCGGCAGGCCTTGCGGACGGCGACCGGGTCCATCTCCAGCTTTTTGCCGCCCAGCTTCTCGTCGACCTTGATCTCGATGGGAAGGCCATGGCAGTCCCAGCCGGGAACGTAGGGGGCATCGAAGCCGGCCATCGTCTTAGTCTTGACGACGAAGTCTTTGATGCACTTATTCAGGGCGTGGCCCAGGTGAATCGCGCCATTGGCGTAGGGCGGGCCATCGTGCAGGATGTACTTCGGGGCGCCTTCGCGCGCGGCCCGAATCTTGGCATACAGATCGTCGGCGTCCCACTGCGCCAGACGTGTAGGCTCATTCTGCGGAAGGTTCGCCTTCATGGCGAAATCCGTCTTCGGCAGGTTGAGCGTGCTCTTCAAGGTCTTCGTTTCAGGAACTTCCGGCATCCAGCTCTCCATCATTCGCGCGGCACCCATAGAACAGAGCCAGGCAACCCAACGCGCAAACTCTTATTGTAAAGTCAGCGGAGACATAGTTGCTGCGAGGGAGACCTCTTGCGGGTACTCTGCGTCTAAAAGAAAGCAGGAACGGGGACATAGTTTGTAGAATGAATCCCTGTGTGCGAATACCTTTCCGGTGCGGCATGGCAGACCGCAGTACACAAAATATTGTTTCAGTCTGGAAGAAGCTTCTCGTTTTGTAACTTATGGCCGATACCGATATCCTCCCCCCCGACAACCCCCAACACGCTGACGCGTCCCTTCGTCCAGCCGATGAAGCACTGCATCTGACCGGCGAGATCAAGGAAGAAGGCGTCTTTGCCTCTCTCGTATCCAGCTTTCGCGATGTTTTTTTTC encodes:
- a CDS encoding TIGR03435 family protein, translating into MAGCNWIVKRLFIFVMLIGALALCGKAVPYSHAQAPTTFEVASVRLSPPGGNGLTSFNYLGTTRFTATNISLPLLLQLAFGVDDYQILQKPSWSDSTLYDVSAKPEGETSLTYEQLKPLLQQLLEQRFHLTVHHETKYFKGYALLVAKGGPKLQTSKGEANHNANILPNGLQGQNLSLQDLASLLSHPVGRPVVDKTGIQGSYDFKLDYSPNESTDSPLPSIFTALTEQLGLKLETQQVPVNMLVIDHVDREPTEN
- the uvrA gene encoding excinuclease ABC subunit UvrA — translated: MATPAANDKIVIRGARTHNLKSIDVDIPHNSLTVVSGVSGSGKSSLAFDTVYAEGQRRYVESLSAYARQFLERIEKPDVDHMDGLAPAIAIKQKNQTRNPRSTVATATEIYDYLRLLYARCGTVTCLHCGGIVRHDTVDEIVTRVLAQPEGTRVYALFPVVRREIKFEPMQGPSVDAEAAAGAPVKKAPKKTAKAKKETTPVAVDVTDAIKERLGELRRRGYNRLWQASEDGEGSGRIVEFSTPESLLELDFRAVEKRPIYVLTDRLALSIDIRSRLVDAIETGYREAGEIVFRTVPREDDEQAETLRFSAAFECSTCHRAYREPEPRLFSFNNPFGACPRCQGFGNTIDFDPGLIIPDKSKTLDEGAIDPWTKPKYRAHHGEMKRAAKTAGIPTDVPWYDLTEAQQRFIEDGQGSWSGIRGFFADLERKKYKLHVRVFLSRYRGYATCPDCRGQRLRAEARAVLIEGRNICEVSALTITAAEEFFDGLKLTPAQTEIAGKILEEVRQRVHFLEQVGLEYLTLDRLSSTLSGGESQRIQLATSLGSRLVGALYVLDEPSIGLHARDTAKLVTIMEELRDLGNTILVVEHDPDVIRSADYLLDLGPGAGELGGRLLAAGTVDEVRDNPASLTGKYLSGRAKIAIPKHRREPGREKLLLKGARIHNLRGVDLEVPLGLLCCVTGVSGSGKSTIVHQVLYRALMQALGQTEGGDPAHLYRELSGTQYLNDVVLVDQSPIGRTPRSNPVTYIKAFDAIRELFAAQPDSKRKGLSAGSFSFNVPGGRCDVCEGDGTVTVEMQFLADVELPCEECNGTRYKASLLEVKYKGKNIHDVLGMTVKEALVYFAGHPKIVDKLAVLDEVGLGYVRLGQSATTLSGGEAQRVKLAQHLASARSGASGGAGGVKSEAKRVASRILYILDEPTTGLHFEDVATLLSAFRKLIDGGGSLLVIEHNLDVIKSADWVIDMGPEGGSGGGHVVATGTPEEIVKVTGSHTGKWLATVLGDGNERA
- a CDS encoding TIGR03435 family protein gives rise to the protein MIFAVLTAFAQVDASKAAPASEGYVPTLTFDVASIRQSPEANSYTVTGGFQPHSSSIRIVNFDAMNLLSMAYDVRWDQIVGMPNWHAMFNIQAKSDSAADERLAKLSKAQEKLEQQHMMQVLLADRFKLKTHWETREGPTYNLVVAKNGPKMSATKGKPPNPEQIKEWGGRPIPPLYQQGDSDLGFDFIANGCAIKDITNMLAGQFGHPVTDKTGLTGKYDFILRYHGARLSDRDAGDMDPLPTLDVAIQDQLGLKLEPSKGSVQFLVIDHIEKPSEN
- a CDS encoding prolipoprotein diacylglyceryl transferase; this encodes MTILSLTLSEREFAPPPDILEDDMYPFINIGSFHIGTFGLLLWLAAVCATVVLHKNFVRNGVDADALTIVALVTLAGILGAKTWHELENPRELYLAWHQIMLPGWHHPVDILFGFLRWFQAGFAWFGGLLAGIIMLIVQGHLAKPNGLRGLRAGLRLMDFAAPAAAIGYGVGRIGCLTSGDGDYGINTTLPWGVHMAWNALVPPNPPNALVQPTPVYELLFALVIGWWLWKRGSKPLALGFLTGEYLVLSGIGRFLVEFVRINPKLYFGHTMSNAQVAALGTIVVGALVMFATRNNEAIVSSPLPEKAQTNPATA
- a CDS encoding M48 family metalloprotease, coding for MSVTALPSVSPELLSIFEQEYREIRPRAPIPALEIKFRRFTSLNTTIRLRDGKLIVRLSDLLIYAPDTIHHAIAHILLAKLYRKPIFPVHADRYRRYTQSEVVSKQAERIRQDRGRKRISTAQGHLYDLDEVFEAVNQRFFHGLLGRPTLTWSAHVAKRMLGHYDAAHNTIVVSRVFDRPGTPRYAIEYLLYHEMLHLKHPVRVRAGRRCVHSKEFQAEERLFPELDLAREYLKRL
- a CDS encoding tetratricopeptide repeat protein — its product is MIRPSIFFTIAFGIALGTAQAQQLPAGTHAADDHSREDAASARIQEAETALEHQDYKDASAKLKVLAAELPKDAHVLYDLGFAEERNGEEDAAALAYANAITADATLGEPRVALGLLDARAGRLEKAHQELQDAAALTSAAPELRGRALRALASMDQSSHPDAARDELLAAVKLTGEASSDTLATADLAARAGDNDDAETEFRRAIAADPQNIDAVAGLAHVLVQEKKSEEAETVLTSALKAHPNDPRLVSQLASVYVSEDKAQQAIPLVEQMRAADPQLAADDSTTRLLARLYGMNGQFEDSEKIYKTLVDRNPKDPSLLDDLADAFIQQQHYPEAQVLLEKAVGMRSNFATPEDWGEAAGHLAFAASKNHDPHVTLRALTARATVLPNSPSSLFLEATAHDTLHESKEAARAYRAFLTAANGKFPDQEFQARHRLIALQNVK
- the lspA gene encoding signal peptidase II, whose translation is MTTRTVGRDSRWLLLILSALVVLVDRLTKAWIEAHIKIGHTIVVIPKVFRLSHVLNTGAAFSMFESAKSPLFVRNLLVGFSVAAIVLVLVLLWKLGRSFTLTSVALALILGGAIGNLYDRILYKHVVDFLEVHIVHYHWPDFNVADSAIVVGACLLLIEILRPQRAN
- the ileS gene encoding isoleucine--tRNA ligase, whose protein sequence is MPEVPETKTLKSTLNLPKTDFAMKANLPQNEPTRLAQWDADDLYAKIRAAREGAPKYILHDGPPYANGAIHLGHALNKCIKDFVVKTKTMAGFDAPYVPGWDCHGLPIEIKVDEKLGGKKLEMDPVAVRKACREYAAKFIDLQRSQFKRLGVFGRWAKPYATMDFPYEASILETFYGFYEKGYVYKGLKPVYWCSHDHTALAEAEVEYEMHTSPSVYVRYKLTSAPENIDPRLAGKEVYTIIWTTTPWTLPASVAVAFNPEIEYVAIDDVSGVYIVAKALLEDVRLPCNLIGDLKTAVEIASFPGSKLDRVTFAHPFLDRQILGVNADYVTTEQGTGAVHTAPAHGPDDFTTGQRYDLPLTCNVDAHGKLRNGLPEYDGLFVHKANAPIIELVATKTALMGRHNLEHKYPHCWRCHNPLIFRATEQWFIGMETPVLSPKGAGTTFRERALDEIKRVVWDPSWGEERISNMIATRPDWCISRQRIWGVPIAVFLCEKCHEPLNDAKINASIVKLFQSEGADAWYSHSAEQLLPAGTSCKSCGAVMQFRKEMDILDVWFESGASWHAVLDVEPELHWPADLYTEGGDQHRGWFHSSLLSSVGIRDSAPYKYVATSGWTLDEQGRAFSKSLGNGVDPVDVANRLGGEIIRLWVASVDFREDVAASEGLMQRVSENYRKLRNTLRFLLSNLFDFDPAKNAVEWAALQPLDQYILARTAELDAKIRNSYDHFEFHRAYQALNEFINTDLSAMYLDVIKDRLYTFAPNSQARRSAQTSLWRIAEALTRLIAPILSFTAEEVWQYLPKMEDRVSSVHLALFPAMQEIVPGTVSGIEADWERLLAIRSIVMVELEALRLSKAIGKSLEASIQIMAQEGSADAILLVKYEEALPEFFNVSQASVQVVGATNEDKVILIRATVAEGTKCGRCWRVVPDVGVDARWPAVCGRCAEALEAIDFPAMSGEAV